The Methylobacterium sp. PvR107 genome contains a region encoding:
- the nudC gene encoding NAD(+) diphosphatase — MTDPRDTLGFVRNRLDRHSAEQPEEAVPALDTPEARLVLLCGDRLVLRGSTALIDPADAAGLTDGMRIFLGHRDGQPVFAAAAPAEAAVRFADDGIRTLDLRSIATESAVEAEELGLLAVAKSMLDWHSRHGFCANCGTATVVKAGGFRRECPNCSAHHFPRVDPVVIMLVRRGDTCLLGRGPHFRPHMYSCLAGFLEPGETIEDAVRREVFEETQIRVGAVTYRTSQPWPFPSSLMLGCAAEALDGAIVTDPSELEDARWFDRAAVAAMLDGTHPEGIQAPPPMAIANYLMRAFVAGET; from the coding sequence ATGACCGATCCCCGCGATACCCTCGGCTTCGTCCGGAACCGTCTCGATCGGCATTCGGCCGAGCAGCCAGAGGAAGCGGTACCTGCCCTCGACACGCCGGAGGCGCGGCTGGTCCTGCTCTGCGGCGACCGGCTCGTCCTGCGGGGCTCGACGGCCCTGATCGATCCCGCCGACGCAGCGGGCCTGACCGACGGGATGCGGATCTTCCTGGGGCATCGGGACGGGCAGCCGGTCTTCGCTGCCGCGGCGCCGGCCGAGGCCGCGGTGCGGTTCGCCGACGACGGGATCCGCACCCTCGACCTGCGCTCCATCGCCACCGAATCCGCCGTTGAGGCCGAGGAGCTCGGGCTCCTGGCCGTGGCCAAGTCGATGCTCGACTGGCATTCCCGTCACGGCTTCTGTGCCAATTGCGGCACCGCCACCGTGGTGAAGGCCGGCGGCTTCCGCCGCGAGTGCCCGAACTGCAGCGCCCACCACTTCCCGCGGGTCGACCCGGTGGTGATCATGCTGGTGCGCCGCGGCGACACCTGCCTGCTCGGCCGCGGTCCGCATTTCCGGCCGCACATGTATTCCTGCCTCGCGGGCTTCCTGGAGCCGGGCGAGACGATCGAGGACGCGGTCCGCCGCGAGGTCTTCGAGGAGACGCAGATCCGCGTCGGCGCGGTCACCTACCGCACTTCGCAGCCCTGGCCGTTCCCATCCTCGCTGATGCTCGGCTGCGCCGCCGAGGCCCTCGACGGCGCCATCGTCACCGATCCGAGCGAGCTTGAGGATGCCCGCTGGTTCGACCGCGCGGCCGTCGCCGCGATGCTCGACGGTACGCATCCCGAGGGCATCCAGGCGCCACCGCCCATGGCGATCGCCAATTACCTGATGCGCGCCTTCGTGGCCGGCGAGACCTGA